A stretch of the Pseudomonadota bacterium genome encodes the following:
- a CDS encoding isochorismatase family protein yields the protein MNRTSSIDSTPSETNCAALLCEAAKSQLVVIDIQAKLGATIPTKVLNRVVDNTVLLLEAAKTLGIPALASEQYPKGLGPLDPRIIEHLPSGVQRFEKTSFSCVQANGFLDAVRNAARPQVVLAGMEAHVCILQTAIDLRAQGFDVFVAEDALCSRKLENYQNALSRMQQSGVAVLSAESVVFEWLRDSQHEHFKTIAKLLR from the coding sequence ATGAACCGGACAAGTAGCATAGACAGTACTCCATCGGAAACGAACTGCGCGGCGTTGCTCTGCGAAGCCGCCAAGAGTCAGTTGGTGGTAATCGATATCCAGGCGAAACTCGGCGCCACGATTCCGACGAAGGTCCTTAATCGCGTGGTCGACAATACCGTTTTGCTGTTGGAGGCTGCCAAAACACTCGGGATCCCGGCGCTCGCCAGCGAGCAATACCCGAAAGGCCTAGGCCCCTTGGATCCCCGGATCATCGAACACCTTCCGAGCGGCGTGCAACGCTTCGAGAAAACCTCGTTCTCATGCGTGCAAGCCAACGGTTTTCTCGACGCCGTCAGGAATGCCGCTCGGCCACAGGTCGTGCTCGCGGGGATGGAGGCGCACGTTTGCATTTTGCAGACGGCGATTGACCTCCGCGCCCAGGGTTTCGACGTGTTCGTCGCCGAGGATGCGCTGTGCTCGCGTAAGCTGGAAAATTACCAGAATGCCCTATCGCGCATGCAACAATCCGGCGTAGCGGTGCTCAGCGCCGAGTCCGTGGTGTTCGAGTGGCTACGCGACTCGCAACACGAGCATTTCAAAACCATCGCGAAACTTTTGCGTTGA
- a CDS encoding ABC transporter permease, translating into MTSILWRAGLRFLIRNPWQLGLAVLGIALGVAVVVAIDTARTSADRAFTLSTQAVVGKATHRIIGGPSGLEESLFTRLKISAAIRQAAPVLEDHVSLADYPGETMQLLGIDPFSELSFRALRTADENTASAASLVKFFTQTASVLINRASGTRLGIQVGDHLDINLGTAAHRLRVVGWLTEIGDLDQGSYDDLLVTDIATAQELFGMAGRLSHIDLILAGPRTETVLAHIQRLLPPGAAVISARTRDQAVARMTRAFQANLLALSLLAVMVGGFVVFNTMRFLVVQQRDLVGTLRTLGVRRGEVFGWILAEATLLGSAGTVLGLALGLGMTDALVKLMTRTINDVYYVLAVRQFSLASATVLKGIALGMGTTLIAAALPAYEATAMLPGLSLARSHQEIRSRRKVAIAGWVGVSIAAFGALSLGIPSGGLVTAFAALFAIVFGSALLTPGLMVGIIHGVGKLLSPRVGMLLRMALRSVTAALSRTAVAVAALMLAIATTVGMGLMISDFRLSVSDWLANLLGADLYVFVPGPTVRARASALGPELVKGIRSAPGVASVSTTRRIFIEDPGEITELVAYELSSQSRAGFRFQRGDPEHIWRVFDREDVVLVSEAYAYRHGLS; encoded by the coding sequence GTGACCTCGATATTATGGCGCGCGGGCTTGCGTTTTTTGATCCGCAATCCTTGGCAGCTCGGTCTCGCTGTGCTCGGAATCGCCTTGGGAGTGGCGGTGGTGGTCGCCATCGACACGGCTCGGACCAGCGCCGATCGCGCTTTCACGCTTTCCACTCAAGCGGTCGTCGGGAAGGCTACCCATCGCATCATCGGCGGACCTAGTGGTCTCGAAGAATCTCTTTTTACTCGATTAAAGATCAGCGCTGCGATCCGGCAGGCGGCGCCGGTATTGGAGGATCACGTGTCGCTCGCGGATTATCCGGGCGAGACGATGCAACTACTGGGCATCGATCCGTTTTCGGAACTGAGCTTTCGTGCGCTACGGACCGCTGATGAGAATACGGCCTCCGCGGCCAGCCTGGTCAAGTTTTTTACCCAAACCGCAAGCGTGCTCATTAACCGTGCGAGCGGAACGCGCCTGGGGATCCAAGTTGGCGATCACTTGGATATAAACTTGGGTACGGCGGCGCATCGGCTCAGGGTGGTCGGTTGGCTCACCGAAATCGGCGATTTAGACCAGGGGTCCTATGACGACCTGCTGGTTACCGATATTGCCACGGCGCAAGAGCTCTTTGGCATGGCGGGACGCCTAAGCCATATCGATCTCATCCTCGCCGGGCCGCGAACCGAGACCGTCCTCGCGCATATCCAGCGCTTGCTGCCTCCCGGCGCGGCCGTGATTTCCGCCCGGACCCGCGATCAGGCAGTTGCGCGAATGACACGCGCGTTTCAAGCGAACCTCCTCGCCTTGAGTCTTTTAGCCGTCATGGTCGGCGGGTTTGTGGTGTTTAACACGATGCGCTTTCTGGTCGTGCAGCAACGGGACCTGGTAGGGACATTGCGCACGCTCGGGGTCCGGCGGGGGGAGGTGTTTGGGTGGATTCTCGCGGAAGCGACGCTTTTGGGAAGCGCCGGAACGGTCTTGGGGCTTGCCTTGGGCTTAGGGATGACTGACGCGCTCGTCAAATTAATGACGAGAACGATCAACGACGTCTACTATGTGTTAGCGGTAAGGCAGTTTTCTCTCGCGAGCGCAACTGTCCTGAAAGGCATTGCCCTCGGCATGGGAACGACGCTTATCGCGGCCGCGCTCCCCGCCTACGAAGCAACCGCGATGTTGCCGGGGCTTTCCTTAGCGCGCTCTCACCAGGAGATCCGAAGCCGCCGCAAAGTCGCCATCGCGGGATGGGTTGGGGTCTCGATTGCGGCATTCGGCGCGCTGTCATTAGGGATCCCGAGCGGGGGCTTAGTGACGGCGTTCGCGGCGTTGTTTGCCATCGTTTTCGGGAGCGCGCTGCTCACGCCAGGGCTGATGGTAGGCATCATCCATGGCGTTGGAAAACTATTGTCGCCTAGGGTCGGCATGCTTCTACGCATGGCGTTGCGCTCGGTCACCGCCGCGCTCAGCCGCACCGCTGTCGCCGTTGCGGCCTTGATGCTCGCGATTGCTACAACCGTGGGGATGGGATTAATGATCAGCGATTTTCGCCTATCGGTTTCCGATTGGCTCGCTAATTTGCTGGGGGCGGATCTGTATGTCTTTGTCCCCGGCCCCACGGTCAGGGCGCGTGCGTCGGCGTTAGGCCCGGAGCTGGTCAAGGGCATCAGGTCCGCGCCCGGCGTCGCGTCGGTGTCTACCACTCGCCGTATCTTTATTGAAGACCCTGGGGAGATCACGGAACTGGTCGCTTATGAGCTGAGCTCACAATCGCGCGCGGGCTTTCGTTTCCAGCGCGGAGATCCTGAGCACATCTGGAGGGTTTTCGACCGAGAGGACGTGGTATTGGTGTCCGAGGCCTATGCCTACCGTCATGGTTTATCGC
- a CDS encoding ABC transporter ATP-binding protein has translation MHRAPKPPFIELRDLTKTYHEGGSERVVLQGVNAVFSQGLFLAVTGRSGSGKSTLLNLISGIDLPTAGGVRFDEIWLHALDDTQRTLFRRRYIGFVFQFYNLIPTLTVEENLLLPLELNGITGRKAQTKAMEFLERLGLDGRGSSFPDRLSGGEQQRVAIARALIHDPAVILADEPTGNLDLETGRSVLNLLQETVREAGKTLIMVTHSQEMVAVADRIYRLGEGRLTASTSAS, from the coding sequence GTGCATAGGGCGCCTAAGCCACCGTTTATCGAGCTGCGTGATCTCACCAAGACTTATCACGAAGGCGGCTCCGAGCGCGTAGTCCTCCAAGGTGTGAACGCCGTGTTCTCCCAAGGGCTGTTCTTGGCCGTGACCGGGCGGAGCGGTTCGGGGAAATCGACGCTGCTTAATCTCATCAGTGGCATCGACCTCCCGACGGCAGGCGGAGTCCGGTTCGACGAGATTTGGTTGCACGCGCTCGATGATACGCAGCGCACGCTGTTTCGGCGCCGCTATATTGGATTCGTATTTCAGTTCTATAATCTCATCCCGACGCTTACGGTCGAAGAGAACCTGCTGTTACCCCTCGAACTCAATGGGATCACGGGCCGCAAGGCCCAGACCAAGGCCATGGAGTTTCTGGAACGGCTGGGCCTCGATGGGCGCGGGTCGAGCTTTCCTGATCGCCTCTCGGGCGGCGAACAGCAACGGGTCGCCATCGCCAGGGCCTTGATACACGATCCCGCCGTGATCCTGGCCGATGAGCCGACCGGTAATCTCGATCTCGAGACCGGGCGCTCCGTACTGAACCTGCTGCAAGAAACGGTTCGAGAGGCCGGAAAGACCTTAATTATGGTCACGCACAGCCAAGAAATGGTGGCTGTCGCCGACCGCATCTATCGTCTAGGAGAGGGACGGCTGACGGCATCGACATCAGCATCGTGA